Proteins encoded in a region of the Sparus aurata chromosome 6, fSpaAur1.1, whole genome shotgun sequence genome:
- the fam83e gene encoding protein FAM83E, with product MSNYQEQSLDVNAVFCPLTESSPGFLHSENERQAVERLIIEGPEAFYSFIDSTESFGCFLSPSEVRQINSWAEDFRFTQLEVQKQVNGIFGGSEPEDFCSTYFPSCSDTPTPELELGWPAKNFWVPKESIAVYTSPPVENKPPVREIIRQHLQRATKVIAIVTDQLTDSAIISDLHSAASRGVPVYIILNQRSIQENFMLNRLRHPLMRVRVLGGKTFCTRTGRMVVGEMKDQFLLVDLDTVIHGSYSLTWSDAHLHRQLITVLTGLVVESFDTEFRIIYAVSLPVPNICTVPSSLEAVTRKPKEQPTLKFQKQKLPLQPVIGSPPPPPVDMVLDWEAMGVFSDQRMPDSPHDQQEAIAAKDIPPQNNMASDTNTPIVDWLTDTVNQNVDKKRIEGILEKTLSRQPSKEGNTKLNGKTPTTLKDKATEQTNIELKVAPTQRQERLNREPIIEEEYRANETSSKAENKPSLRKPLILRVPQSDSFSSLDDIVKRLKMRQNPPGQLNRESMATASSELSRSMMDLSIENPETKDAPPPRFKATGFDPDQVTASLSLMKRRNDEFKPLLYRTPKNILPRERPRSSSYALSTDWRKSLADMEEQKESGALK from the exons ATGTCGAACTACCAAGAGCAGAGCCTGGATGTAAATGCAGTGTTCTGCCCACTGACTGAGTCCTCCCCAGGGTTCCTCCACTCTGAGAATGAGCGTCAAGCAGTGGAGAGACTCATCATTGAAGGGCCAGAGGCCTTTTACAGCTTCATCGACTCCACAGAGAGCTTCGGctgcttcctctctccttcagAGGTCAGACAAATAAACAGCTGGGCTGAGGACTTTCGCTTCACCCAACTAGAGGTGCAAAAACAAGTGAATGGTATTTTTGGCGGCTCAGAGCCGGAGGACTTCTGCTCCACGTACTTCCCTTCCTGCTCAGACACACCAACCCCGGAGCTGGAGCTTGGCTGGCCTGCAAAAAACTTCTGGGTGCCGAAGGAGAGCATCGCAGTCTACACCAGTCCTCCTGTTGAGAACAAGCCTCCTGTCAGAGAGATCATCAGGCAGCACCTGCAAAGGGCCACGAAA GTAATCGCCATTGTGACGGACCAACTGACAGACAGTGCAATAATCAGCGATTTACACAGCGCTGCCTCCAGGGGTGTCCCCGTTTACATCATCCTGAACCAAAGGTCCATTCAGGAGAATTTCATGCTCAACAGGCTCAGGCATCCG CTCATGCGGGTCCGTGTTCTCGGAGGGAAGACCTTCTGTACGAGGACGGGAAGAATGGTGGTCGGGGAAATGAAAGACCAGTTCCTTCTGGTGGATTTAGACACAGTGATTCATGGCAGCTACAG CCTCACATGGTCGGACGCCCACCTGCACCGGCAGCTCATCACCGTTCTGACTGGCCTTGTTGTTGAATCATTCGACACAGAGTTCAGGATCATATACGCTGTTTCGCTCCCCGTCCCTAACATATGTACGGTTCCCAGTTCTCTTGAAGCTGTGACCCGTAAGCCGAAAGAACAACCAACTCTCAAGTTTCAAAAACAGAAACTCCCTTTGCAGCCTGTGATTGGCAGCCCTCCACCCCCACCTGTCGATATGGTCCTGGACTGGGAGGCCATGGGGGTTTTCAGTGACCAGCGCATGCCTGACAGTCCTCATGACCAACAGGAGGCCATTGCGGCCAAGGATATCCCACCACAGAACAACATGGCGTCTGATACAAACACCCCCATTGTGGATTGGTTAACTGACACTGTAAACCAAAATGTGGATAAGAAAAG GATTGAAGGCATACTGGAGAAAACCCTCTCCAGACAACCCTCCAAAGAGGGGAACACCAAGTTAAATGGCAAAACACCAACAACACTTAAGGATAAAGCAACAGAGCAAACAAATATAGAGCTCAAAGTTGCCCCAACGCAGAGACAAGAGCGTTTGAACAGGGAGCCCATTATAGAAGAGGAGTACAGAGCGAATGAAACCAGCTCCAAAGCGGAGAACAAACCTTCCTTGAGA AAACCTTTAATACTGAGGGTCCCACAGTCTGATAGCTTCAGCTCTCTGGATGACATTGTGAAGAGGCTGAAGATGAGACAGAACCCTCCTGGGCAGCTCAACAGAGAATCAATGGCCACTGCATCATCAGAGCTGAGTCGGTCTATGATGGACCTGAGCATAGAAAACCCAGAAACAAAAGATGCCCCCCCGCCAAGGTTTAAGGCcact GGCTTTGACCCAGATCAGGTGACAGCGAGTTTATCcttgatgaagaggaggaacgATGAATTTAAACCTCTATTGTACAGAACTCCAAAAAACATCTTGCCCCGAGAGAGGCCTCGCAGCTCCAGTTACGCCCTCAGTACGGACTGGAGGAAGTCACTGGCAGACATGGAGGAACAAAAAGAATCAGGAGcgttgaaataa